From one Microlunatus sp. Gsoil 973 genomic stretch:
- a CDS encoding ABC transporter substrate-binding protein has translation MSTTTMSTETRFSRRTLIAAGGATTAAMLTGCGMTAKGDKKSMTFLNDSDVKSTPFGKAIEAFQKKSGITVDVQPVPSDYDTKFRTVLSSSKPPDLIKINDDYVRGMSRTGALMDLNDFIKRDKLDISHFPKNLYNFPVQADGSHTAWVIAHSPRLFYYNVDVFKEAGVPLPPTTWSSDGWTWQDFTETAKKLTIPGKRFGALVYLDTGFEQTFAINNGSPTGIFSDDGSTFTLSEPKAAEAIQWATNLTCVDHVQPAWGDLQTADADLQMFTQGRLAMFFSQFSTLPYLAQNVKDFTFDVAPPPAGPADQLTESSVVTYAIPAKAENPDAAWELLKFLTSVEGGKIFVEGNMWLGMDDRTLDALHSPPEHVELFAEAVKHSTLPNQTNNTLGARDIYRPLLDDVYTCHKQASDVLTQAKPRVDAALNQK, from the coding sequence ATGAGCACGACCACGATGAGCACAGAGACGCGATTCAGCCGGCGCACCCTGATTGCGGCCGGCGGAGCGACGACCGCCGCGATGTTGACCGGATGCGGGATGACCGCCAAGGGCGACAAGAAGTCGATGACGTTCCTCAACGACTCCGATGTCAAGAGCACGCCGTTCGGCAAAGCGATCGAGGCATTCCAAAAGAAGAGCGGGATCACCGTCGACGTCCAACCGGTGCCCTCCGACTACGACACGAAGTTCCGGACAGTGCTGTCCAGCAGCAAACCGCCGGACCTGATCAAGATCAACGACGACTACGTGCGCGGCATGTCCCGGACCGGCGCCCTGATGGACCTCAACGATTTCATCAAGCGCGACAAACTCGACATCTCCCACTTCCCGAAGAATTTGTACAACTTCCCGGTGCAGGCCGACGGCAGCCACACGGCCTGGGTGATCGCCCACTCGCCGCGACTCTTCTACTACAACGTCGACGTCTTCAAGGAGGCCGGTGTGCCACTGCCGCCGACCACCTGGTCCTCGGACGGTTGGACCTGGCAGGACTTCACCGAGACAGCGAAGAAGCTGACCATCCCGGGCAAGCGATTCGGCGCCCTGGTCTACCTCGACACGGGATTCGAGCAGACCTTCGCGATCAACAACGGCAGCCCGACCGGAATCTTCTCCGACGACGGCAGCACCTTCACGCTGTCCGAGCCGAAGGCGGCGGAGGCCATCCAGTGGGCCACCAATCTCACCTGTGTTGATCATGTCCAGCCGGCCTGGGGCGACTTGCAGACCGCCGATGCCGACCTGCAGATGTTCACCCAGGGCCGACTGGCGATGTTCTTCAGCCAGTTCAGCACGCTCCCCTATCTGGCGCAGAACGTGAAGGACTTCACCTTCGACGTCGCTCCACCGCCGGCCGGTCCCGCGGACCAGCTGACCGAGTCCAGCGTCGTCACCTACGCCATTCCGGCGAAGGCGGAGAATCCCGACGCCGCCTGGGAGCTGCTGAAGTTCCTGACCAGCGTCGAGGGCGGCAAGATCTTCGTCGAGGGCAACATGTGGCTCGGCATGGACGACCGGACACTCGACGCGCTGCACAGCCCGCCCGAACACGTCGAACTGTTCGCCGAGGCGGTCAAGCATTCGACCCTGCCCAACCAGACCAACAACACCCTTGGGGCGCGCGACATCTACCGACCGTTGCTGGACGACGTCTACACCTGTCACAAACAGGCGTCGGACGTGCTCACCCAAGCCAAGCCGAGGGTGGACGCCGCACTCAATCAGAAGTGA
- a CDS encoding carbohydrate ABC transporter permease translates to MTAVREPVRLPRAAPANGSPTRLRRIKLWRRYEGLLYIFPVFGGILAFQAIPIVVSMYLSLADWNGIQPPEFVGLGNFRTMFTDDPLYWQTLRNTVLFTLGAIPATTVLAFLLALLCNRNVPGIAIFRAAYFAPYITNIVAIGYIWYWIYKPDQGVLNGMLSVFGIQGPDWLSNPNLALISVIIVSVWQGAGYPMVIFLAGLQGIPNDLYEAASIDGASQSRKLFSITIPLMTPSIFFVLITQFITSFQVFGVIYIMTQGGPGHSTSVYIYYLYQVAFSFGQFGYAAAMAWVLFVILGLITLIQWRLQRRWVFYG, encoded by the coding sequence ATGACCGCCGTGCGAGAGCCTGTACGCCTGCCGCGCGCCGCTCCGGCGAACGGTTCGCCTACGCGATTGCGCCGGATCAAGCTGTGGCGCCGGTACGAGGGACTGCTCTACATCTTTCCGGTGTTCGGCGGGATCCTGGCCTTCCAGGCGATCCCGATCGTGGTGTCGATGTATCTGTCGTTGGCCGACTGGAACGGGATCCAGCCACCCGAATTCGTCGGGTTGGGCAATTTCCGGACGATGTTCACGGATGACCCGTTGTACTGGCAGACGCTGCGCAACACGGTGCTCTTCACCCTCGGCGCGATCCCGGCGACGACCGTCCTGGCCTTCCTGCTCGCGCTGCTCTGCAACCGCAACGTGCCGGGGATCGCGATCTTCCGGGCCGCCTACTTCGCGCCGTACATCACCAACATCGTGGCGATCGGTTACATCTGGTACTGGATCTACAAACCGGACCAGGGCGTACTCAACGGGATGCTCTCCGTCTTCGGTATCCAGGGACCGGACTGGCTCTCCAATCCCAATCTCGCACTGATCTCGGTGATCATCGTCAGTGTCTGGCAGGGTGCCGGCTATCCGATGGTGATCTTCCTCGCCGGCCTGCAGGGAATCCCCAATGATCTTTACGAGGCGGCAAGCATCGACGGCGCGAGCCAGAGCAGGAAACTGTTCTCGATCACCATCCCCCTGATGACACCGAGCATCTTCTTCGTGCTGATCACCCAGTTCATCACCTCGTTCCAGGTGTTCGGGGTGATCTACATCATGACCCAGGGTGGCCCCGGACACAGCACGAGTGTCTACATCTACTACCTGTATCAGGTGGCCTTCTCGTTCGGCCAGTTCGGCTACGCGGCCGCGATGGCCTGGGTGCTCTTCGTGATCCTCGGATTGATCACGCTGATCCAATGGCGGCTGCAGAGACGGTGGGTGTTCTACGGATGA
- a CDS encoding carbohydrate ABC transporter permease, whose product MSTRTVESVGGLRRVGPTQRMLNIVLYIFMIVLGVLFVIPLLWMVGASLKEEGHVLSTPPTLFPLHPQWSNYGQVLALIPRFFYNSVKLAFINVVGVLAVSALAGFAFGRLRFPGRNVLFVILLATAMIPGVAYLIPQYIIFERIGWVDTQLPLWVPRVFTPVFATFLMRQYFVSLPQELEDAARVDGAGTFAVFWRILLPETKPALGAIAIFTFLDSWNDLLGPLIYINSRELQTLPVALAQFQNEYFSEITLLMAGATIAVLPVILVYLAAQRQFIRGITLTGINR is encoded by the coding sequence ATGAGTACACGGACGGTCGAGTCGGTCGGCGGACTCCGCCGGGTCGGACCGACCCAGCGGATGCTGAACATCGTGCTGTACATCTTCATGATCGTTCTCGGCGTGCTCTTCGTCATCCCGCTGTTGTGGATGGTCGGGGCCTCGCTGAAGGAGGAGGGCCACGTCCTCAGTACGCCGCCGACGCTGTTCCCGCTGCACCCGCAGTGGAGCAACTACGGCCAGGTGCTGGCGTTGATCCCGCGGTTCTTCTACAACAGCGTCAAGCTCGCGTTCATCAATGTCGTCGGCGTACTGGCTGTCTCCGCCCTGGCCGGTTTCGCGTTCGGCAGGCTGCGTTTTCCCGGCCGCAACGTGCTCTTCGTGATCCTGCTGGCGACGGCGATGATCCCGGGGGTGGCCTACCTGATCCCGCAGTACATCATCTTCGAGCGGATCGGCTGGGTTGACACCCAGTTGCCGTTGTGGGTTCCGCGGGTGTTCACACCGGTGTTCGCAACCTTCCTGATGCGGCAGTACTTCGTCAGCCTGCCCCAGGAACTGGAGGACGCCGCCCGGGTCGACGGGGCCGGAACCTTCGCCGTGTTCTGGCGGATCCTGCTCCCAGAGACCAAGCCGGCGCTGGGAGCCATCGCGATCTTCACGTTCCTGGACTCCTGGAACGATCTGCTCGGGCCGCTGATCTACATCAACTCCAGGGAACTGCAGACCCTCCCGGTGGCCCTGGCCCAGTTCCAGAACGAGTACTTCAGCGAGATCACCCTCCTGATGGCCGGCGCGACGATCGCGGTGCTGCCGGTGATCCTGGTCTACCTCGCAGCGCAACGGCAGTTCATCCGCGGTATCACTCTGACCGGGATCAACCGGTGA
- a CDS encoding GntR family transcriptional regulator encodes MTVSLQNTSLTDSLCEALRQQIISGELAPGQKLSEAWVASYFAVARPTAKAGLDRLTNEGLLRRGRRQTAVVPQMSAADVTDIYFAREPIESRAVRTLAERSYVPPAADRALALMGVAAQLNQHSEHTGADINLHRALVAATASVRLQRMHETVMGEAQLCIAQVRRHVGLDLTELTASHAAILDAIRAGDPDSAVTALRSDLDVCRETLLADVAEKTATKAGATTSSTTTGDTEDVADDTVATNGKDASIA; translated from the coding sequence GTGACCGTATCGCTCCAGAACACGTCCCTCACGGACTCGCTCTGCGAGGCACTGCGCCAGCAGATCATCTCGGGTGAGCTTGCTCCGGGCCAGAAGTTGTCCGAGGCCTGGGTGGCCAGCTACTTCGCCGTGGCACGTCCGACCGCCAAGGCGGGGCTCGATCGGCTGACCAACGAGGGCCTGCTGCGCCGTGGCCGCCGACAGACGGCCGTGGTGCCGCAGATGTCGGCCGCCGACGTCACTGACATCTATTTCGCCAGGGAGCCGATCGAGTCCCGGGCGGTCCGCACCCTGGCCGAACGCTCCTACGTCCCGCCGGCCGCCGACCGGGCGCTGGCGCTGATGGGTGTCGCGGCCCAGCTGAACCAGCATTCCGAGCACACCGGCGCAGACATCAATCTGCACCGCGCGCTGGTCGCCGCGACCGCCAGTGTCCGGTTGCAGCGGATGCACGAGACGGTGATGGGGGAGGCCCAGCTGTGTATCGCCCAGGTGCGCCGCCACGTCGGTCTCGACCTCACCGAGTTGACCGCGTCGCATGCGGCGATCCTTGACGCGATCCGCGCCGGTGACCCGGACTCGGCCGTCACCGCGTTGCGTAGCGACCTGGACGTCTGCCGCGAAACCTTGTTGGCCGACGTCGCCGAGAAGACGGCGACCAAGGCGGGCGCGACGACCAGCTCGACGACAACCGGCGACACGGAGGACGTTGCCGACGACACCGTCGCCACGAACGGCAAGGATGCATCGATCGCCTGA
- a CDS encoding IMP cyclohydrolase: MSSDALEAVLSDRPYPGRVIIVARTPTGLVCAYAATGRSEASRQRRIRLTGDGDLLVEPTVGDASDPLRHYRAVRRTDRHFVLGNGSQVDPVADRIAAGEVPAVALEDLEYEPDPPIYTPRITAVVADDDWVWLAAAHRGSAARASADTIVTRAGELAVGDGLLLSTYRGPVAEPVTNKVPVPITTTAGSHTELARQLWDGLDAERRVLAAGFAPREHLADPLLINAAG, encoded by the coding sequence ATGAGTTCCGATGCACTGGAAGCTGTGCTGTCCGATCGTCCGTACCCGGGCCGAGTGATCATCGTCGCCAGAACGCCCACCGGGTTGGTCTGCGCCTACGCCGCCACCGGACGGAGCGAGGCCTCCCGGCAACGCAGGATCCGCCTGACCGGCGACGGAGACCTGCTGGTCGAGCCGACCGTCGGTGATGCCTCCGATCCGCTGCGGCACTACCGGGCCGTCCGGCGGACCGATCGGCATTTCGTCCTGGGCAACGGCAGCCAGGTCGATCCGGTCGCCGATCGGATCGCTGCCGGCGAGGTACCGGCGGTCGCGCTCGAGGATCTGGAGTACGAGCCGGACCCGCCCATCTACACGCCGCGGATCACCGCTGTGGTCGCCGACGACGACTGGGTCTGGTTGGCCGCGGCCCATCGCGGGTCGGCAGCGAGGGCCTCGGCCGACACGATCGTCACCCGGGCCGGTGAGTTGGCGGTGGGCGATGGACTGCTGCTGTCCACCTATCGAGGGCCGGTGGCTGAACCGGTGACCAACAAGGTGCCGGTGCCGATCACGACAACAGCCGGATCGCACACCGAACTCGCCCGGCAACTCTGGGACGGTCTCGACGCCGAGCGCCGGGTACTGGCTGCCGGATTCGCCCCCCGCGAGCACCTCGCCGATCCGCTGTTGATCAACGCCGCCGGCTGA
- a CDS encoding ATP-dependent DNA helicase translates to MTSHATGKTSARSTGGGPAPTPTAQDVLDAAVRQIDGQRRSGQAAMAAAITEAINSGRHLLVQAGTGTGKSLGYLAPSLVALATGQPERIVVATATLALQRQLATKDIPAALEAAEQAIGRRPTAAILKGRTNYACRLRVNGGAESAQQSLIDAAELAESLRTAMTGQPADDDGAAPSTALGAEVLALREWAEAEHEHGGLADRDDAPPHTDRAWQQVSIPVRECLGIQACPFGDSCFVERSREKSRNAELVITNHALLAIDAMHGRTALPDHSVIIIDEAHELVSRVTGAASAELHPTAIERVSRRALNYLEDDLALDLMEAADDLREALDSVPADRIEDTSSPVIAAVDAIRGTSRRVVTALANEGAARSEESDRKQAAAAVKEIFDVADRIVRLHDQDVIWVADSDRTGRDVRVAPLTVAGLMRDRVFSDRTVIMTSATLKLGGDFAGVAASVGLRADERDDAPRSRDQQAAARQASVRAGEHADAHDDLEDGIEEDLGFADGFADPDQVRDGDDHDDDHNDDDDDDHDDRERGGDSGSRRQTGPLTWRGLDVGTPFDYRRQGIIYVARNMPKPGRDGLGEEVLAEIAELVWAAGGRTLGLFSSRRAAEAAAVHVRNQLPKMTILCQGDAQLPELTKRFVEQTDASLFGTLSLWQGVDVPGATCQLVIIDRIPFPRPDEPLMVARQRAVAEAGGNGFMAVAATHAALLLAQGSGRLIRRTSDRGVVAVLDPRLATARYGSFLRASMPDMWPTTDRELVIGALRRLNGN, encoded by the coding sequence GTGACCAGCCACGCGACCGGCAAGACGTCCGCCAGAAGCACGGGCGGCGGCCCGGCCCCTACGCCGACCGCCCAGGATGTCCTGGACGCCGCGGTCCGGCAGATCGATGGCCAACGTCGTTCCGGCCAGGCTGCGATGGCGGCTGCGATCACCGAGGCGATCAACAGCGGCCGGCATCTCCTGGTGCAGGCCGGCACCGGTACGGGCAAGTCCCTGGGCTATCTCGCACCGTCGCTGGTCGCGCTGGCCACGGGACAGCCGGAGCGGATCGTTGTCGCCACGGCGACGTTGGCGCTGCAGCGGCAGCTCGCCACCAAGGACATCCCGGCGGCACTCGAGGCCGCCGAGCAGGCGATCGGGCGACGGCCGACCGCAGCGATCCTCAAAGGGCGTACGAACTATGCCTGTCGGTTGCGGGTCAACGGCGGGGCGGAGAGCGCCCAGCAATCACTGATCGATGCGGCGGAGCTGGCCGAGAGCCTGCGCACGGCGATGACCGGACAACCGGCCGACGATGACGGCGCGGCACCGTCCACCGCGCTCGGGGCGGAGGTCCTCGCGCTGCGCGAATGGGCCGAGGCCGAGCACGAGCACGGTGGACTGGCCGACCGGGACGACGCGCCGCCGCACACGGACCGCGCCTGGCAGCAGGTCTCGATCCCGGTCCGCGAATGCCTCGGTATCCAGGCCTGCCCGTTCGGCGACTCCTGTTTCGTCGAACGGTCGCGAGAGAAGTCGCGCAACGCAGAGCTGGTGATCACCAACCACGCCCTGCTGGCGATCGATGCCATGCACGGCCGGACCGCGCTGCCGGACCATTCGGTGATCATCATCGACGAGGCACACGAACTGGTGTCCCGGGTGACCGGCGCTGCCTCGGCGGAACTGCACCCGACGGCGATCGAACGGGTGTCCCGTCGCGCGCTGAACTATCTTGAAGATGATCTTGCGCTGGACCTGATGGAGGCTGCCGACGATCTGCGCGAGGCCCTGGACTCCGTGCCGGCGGACCGCATCGAGGACACCTCGTCACCGGTCATCGCCGCGGTGGACGCGATCCGCGGCACGTCCAGACGCGTGGTCACGGCGCTGGCCAACGAGGGTGCGGCCAGGAGCGAGGAGAGCGATCGCAAACAGGCGGCTGCCGCCGTCAAGGAGATCTTCGATGTGGCCGACCGGATCGTCAGACTCCATGATCAGGACGTCATCTGGGTGGCTGATTCCGATCGCACCGGTCGCGATGTCCGGGTCGCTCCGCTCACCGTCGCCGGCCTGATGCGGGACCGGGTCTTCAGCGATCGTACGGTGATCATGACGTCGGCCACGCTGAAGCTCGGTGGAGATTTCGCCGGTGTCGCTGCATCGGTCGGGTTACGGGCCGATGAGCGTGACGACGCCCCCCGGTCCCGTGATCAACAAGCAGCTGCTCGGCAGGCGTCGGTGCGGGCCGGGGAGCATGCCGATGCCCACGACGACCTCGAGGACGGCATCGAAGAGGATCTTGGCTTCGCCGACGGGTTCGCCGACCCTGACCAGGTTCGCGACGGCGACGATCATGACGATGATCACAATGATGATGACGATGATGATCACGATGATCGCGAACGGGGTGGGGACTCCGGCAGCAGACGGCAGACCGGGCCGCTGACCTGGCGCGGACTGGACGTCGGTACGCCCTTCGACTACCGCCGACAGGGCATCATCTACGTGGCGCGGAACATGCCGAAGCCCGGACGCGACGGACTGGGCGAGGAGGTTCTGGCCGAGATCGCGGAGCTGGTCTGGGCCGCCGGGGGTCGGACCCTCGGACTGTTCTCTTCCCGACGCGCCGCCGAGGCCGCTGCGGTCCACGTGCGCAACCAGTTGCCGAAGATGACGATCCTCTGTCAGGGCGACGCCCAACTTCCCGAGCTGACCAAGCGTTTCGTCGAGCAGACCGACGCCAGCCTGTTCGGTACGCTGTCGTTGTGGCAGGGCGTCGACGTGCCGGGTGCCACCTGCCAGTTGGTGATCATCGACCGGATCCCATTCCCGCGGCCGGACGAACCGCTGATGGTCGCCCGACAGCGCGCGGTGGCCGAGGCCGGCGGGAACGGGTTCATGGCCGTTGCCGCGACCCACGCCGCACTGTTGCTCGCCCAGGGGTCCGGGCGGCTGATCAGGCGGACCAGTGATCGCGGCGTGGTCGCCGTCCTGGACCCGCGGCTGGCAACCGCACGCTACGGCAGCTTCCTGCGGGCATCCATGCCCGACATGTGGCCGACGACGGACCGCGAACTCGTCATCGGCGCACTCCGCCGGCTCAACGGCAACTGA
- the hflX gene encoding GTPase HflX: MTEPSTNRDIDQPTIGEPETTPTSSPTVNYDGDQLDLADRISLRRVAGMSTELTDITEVEYRQLQLERVVLVSVWTSGSQVDADNALAELKLLAETAGSHVLEGLVQRRDRPDPSTYIGSGKVAELRDVVVATGADTVICDGELAPAQLRNLEDKVKVKVIDRTALILDIFAQHAKSAEGKAQVELAQLQYLKQRLRGWGGNLSRQAGGRTSGGAGIGGRGPGETKLETDRRRINSRIAKLRAELREMDSTRETKRAGRRRNKIPSVALVGYTNAGKSSLLNRLTGAGVLVEDALFATLDPTTRRTQTADSRDYTLTDTVGFVRHLPHDLVEAFRSTLEESVLADLLVHVVDGSDPDPQGQIEAVREVLREIGAAHVPEQLVINKADRADTATLTVLRHQFPDALVVSAWTGDGIDELRAKIDERLPRPGVEVHAMVPYDRGDLIDRIHHEGEFDTLEHTAQGTLVVARVHEGLAAELGCYRLSEGADSLAR; encoded by the coding sequence ATGACCGAACCTTCCACCAACCGCGACATCGATCAGCCGACGATCGGCGAACCGGAGACGACTCCGACGAGCAGTCCGACGGTGAATTACGACGGCGACCAGCTTGACCTCGCCGACCGCATCTCACTGCGCCGTGTCGCCGGTATGTCGACCGAACTCACCGACATCACCGAGGTCGAGTACCGGCAGCTGCAGCTGGAGCGGGTCGTCCTGGTCAGCGTCTGGACCTCGGGCAGTCAGGTCGACGCCGACAACGCCCTCGCCGAGCTGAAACTGCTGGCAGAGACTGCCGGTTCGCACGTGCTCGAGGGCCTGGTGCAACGACGGGACCGGCCCGACCCCTCGACGTACATCGGCAGCGGCAAGGTCGCCGAGTTGCGTGACGTGGTGGTCGCGACCGGCGCCGACACGGTGATCTGCGACGGCGAACTGGCACCGGCCCAGCTGCGCAATCTCGAGGACAAGGTCAAGGTCAAGGTCATCGACCGGACAGCGCTGATCCTCGACATCTTCGCCCAGCACGCCAAGAGCGCCGAGGGCAAGGCCCAGGTGGAACTGGCCCAGCTGCAATACCTCAAACAGCGACTTCGGGGCTGGGGCGGCAATCTGTCCCGCCAGGCCGGCGGCCGGACCAGTGGCGGTGCCGGGATCGGTGGACGCGGTCCCGGTGAGACCAAGCTCGAGACCGACCGGCGGCGGATCAACAGCCGCATAGCCAAGCTGCGTGCCGAACTCCGCGAGATGGACTCCACCCGTGAGACCAAGCGGGCCGGGCGTCGACGGAACAAGATCCCGTCGGTGGCGCTGGTCGGCTACACCAATGCCGGCAAGTCGTCGCTGCTCAACCGACTCACCGGCGCCGGCGTGCTCGTCGAGGATGCGCTCTTCGCGACCCTCGACCCGACCACCCGGCGTACCCAAACGGCCGACAGCCGTGACTACACGCTCACCGACACCGTCGGCTTCGTCCGCCATCTGCCGCACGACCTGGTCGAGGCGTTCCGGTCCACTCTGGAGGAGTCGGTGCTCGCCGACCTGCTGGTGCACGTCGTCGACGGATCCGATCCGGATCCACAGGGCCAGATCGAAGCCGTCCGCGAGGTGCTCCGGGAGATCGGAGCGGCCCACGTCCCCGAGCAGTTGGTCATCAACAAGGCCGACCGCGCCGACACCGCGACCCTGACGGTGTTGCGGCATCAGTTCCCCGACGCGTTGGTGGTGTCGGCCTGGACCGGCGACGGCATCGACGAACTCCGCGCGAAGATCGACGAGCGCCTGCCCCGGCCGGGCGTCGAGGTGCACGCCATGGTGCCGTACGACCGGGGTGACCTGATCGACCGGATCCATCACGAGGGCGAGTTCGACACCCTGGAACACACCGCGCAGGGGACCCTCGTGGTCGCCCGGGTACACGAGGGACTCGCCGCCGAGTTGGGCTGTTACCGACTGTCCGAGGGTGCCGATAGCTTGGCGCGGTGA
- the dapF gene encoding diaminopimelate epimerase — MGSTGRAISFAKGHGTENDFVIIPDPEGALKLTDDDVAFICDRRAGIGADGVLRIVRSEYVPDWDGDPGLWFMDYRNHDGSVAEMCGNGVRVFARYLIENGLAEGRTINIATRHGVKPTEVLPDGRYRVAMGPVRVDLPEVGVRPAGAKAPLAARAADVGNPHAVAFVDDLDALDLGTPPTWSPRSRFPDGVNLEFVRRIGPQHIAMRVFERGSGETRSCGTGTCAAAAVAAAEAGQQVRPLTYTVDVPGGSVEVELHDHQSYLTGPAVIVANGELVLPD, encoded by the coding sequence GTGGGTTCGACCGGCCGCGCGATCAGCTTCGCCAAGGGACACGGCACCGAGAACGACTTCGTGATCATCCCCGATCCCGAGGGCGCGCTCAAGCTGACCGATGACGATGTGGCCTTCATCTGTGACCGGCGGGCCGGGATCGGCGCCGACGGCGTCCTTCGGATCGTCCGGTCCGAGTACGTCCCCGACTGGGACGGCGATCCGGGCCTGTGGTTCATGGATTATCGCAACCACGACGGCTCGGTGGCGGAGATGTGCGGCAACGGCGTACGCGTCTTCGCGCGGTACCTGATCGAGAATGGTCTGGCTGAGGGCAGGACGATCAACATCGCGACCAGGCACGGGGTGAAACCGACAGAGGTGCTGCCCGACGGCCGATACCGGGTCGCGATGGGACCGGTGAGGGTGGACCTCCCTGAGGTCGGCGTCCGGCCGGCGGGTGCGAAGGCGCCTTTGGCGGCGCGGGCCGCCGATGTCGGCAATCCGCACGCCGTGGCATTCGTCGACGATCTCGACGCACTCGACCTCGGTACGCCGCCGACCTGGTCACCGCGGTCCAGGTTCCCCGACGGGGTCAACCTGGAATTCGTCCGGCGGATCGGACCACAGCACATCGCGATGCGGGTCTTCGAACGCGGCTCCGGCGAAACCCGGTCCTGTGGAACGGGAACCTGCGCAGCGGCTGCGGTCGCCGCCGCCGAGGCGGGGCAGCAGGTCCGGCCCCTCACCTACACCGTCGACGTGCCGGGTGGCAGTGTCGAGGTGGAACTCCATGATCACCAGAGCTATCTGACCGGGCCGGCGGTGATCGTCGCCAACGGCGAGTTGGTCCTGCCCGACTGA
- the miaA gene encoding tRNA (adenosine(37)-N6)-dimethylallyltransferase MiaA yields MTPRVQPSGTVPVLVGATASGKTSLAVRLAQRLIAGGRPAEIVNADAMLIYHGMDIGTAKPSTAEQGGVPHHLIDILQITDTASVAEFQQLARATIADCRQRGVVPVVVGGSALYVRAILDEFEFPGTDPAIRSRLEDELARHGPDALHRRLAELDPEAASAILPGNGRRTVRALEVIELTGRPFSARLPEHSYALDGVVQIGLDLPRPVLDQRIADRVEQMWTAGFVEEVRALERLGLRDGLTASRGLGYRQVLDFLAGEITEAEARERTITATRKFARRQDGWFRKDPRITWFDPQDPHVVDKVLTLIRSEGSRR; encoded by the coding sequence GTGACGCCCCGGGTTCAACCGTCCGGCACCGTCCCGGTACTCGTCGGTGCCACGGCATCGGGCAAGACCTCGCTTGCCGTCCGGCTCGCGCAGCGGCTGATCGCCGGAGGGCGTCCTGCGGAGATCGTCAACGCCGACGCGATGCTGATCTACCACGGAATGGACATCGGCACGGCAAAACCGAGCACGGCCGAACAAGGCGGAGTCCCGCACCATTTGATCGACATCCTGCAGATCACCGACACCGCTTCGGTCGCCGAGTTCCAACAACTCGCCCGGGCGACGATCGCCGACTGCAGGCAGCGCGGTGTGGTGCCGGTTGTCGTGGGCGGCTCGGCCCTCTACGTCCGGGCGATCCTCGACGAGTTCGAGTTCCCGGGCACCGATCCGGCGATCCGCTCCCGGCTCGAGGACGAACTCGCCCGGCACGGGCCCGACGCATTGCACCGTCGGCTCGCCGAACTCGATCCGGAGGCCGCTTCGGCGATCCTGCCTGGCAACGGCCGCCGGACGGTGCGGGCACTGGAGGTGATCGAGCTGACCGGTCGGCCGTTCAGCGCTCGCCTGCCTGAACACAGTTACGCGCTCGACGGCGTCGTCCAGATCGGACTCGACCTGCCGCGCCCGGTGCTCGACCAGCGGATCGCCGACAGGGTCGAGCAGATGTGGACAGCCGGTTTCGTCGAGGAGGTCCGGGCCCTGGAACGACTTGGCCTGCGAGACGGACTGACGGCCAGCCGCGGGCTCGGCTACCGCCAGGTGCTGGACTTCCTGGCCGGCGAGATCACCGAGGCCGAGGCCCGGGAGCGGACGATCACCGCCACCCGGAAGTTCGCCCGGCGACAGGACGGCTGGTTCCGGAAGGACCCGCGGATCACCTGGTTCGATCCGCAGGATCCACACGTTGTCGACAAGGTGCTGACGCTGATCCGCAGCGAAGGATCCCGCCGATAG